Below is a genomic region from Pseudarthrobacter sulfonivorans.
AAGGCGGTCCTCCACTGCCTGCAGATACAGCGCTGTGAGATGTGCGGACTGTGTTTCACCAAAGGGCTGATTCTCAAACTCTTGGAATGGGGATCCCCTCCAGAGGGCAAGTGCCTGCCCCAGTGTGCGATACGCATCCAAGAATTCAGATCGAACAAGTGAATTCTGGCCCTGACCCACCAGCCTTTCGAAGGCCCAGGAATCAAGGTCGTCCGGGGAATTAACTGTTATCTGGTACCCGGAAGAGTGGGTCACCAGGCCAGCGAATGGGTTTCTCGGATCGGGGCTTAGTGCATGTCGCAGCTCCGATATTCGCACTTGCAGCAGGGAGCGGGCATTGCCCGGTGGCGTGTCTCCCCAAAAAGCATTCAATAGATAGCCCGTGGAGACGCGCTCTCCCGCATGGGCAAGCAAGACTGCTAAGAGGAGTCTGAGGCGTGGGCCCTTCAACGGAAGCGTCGTGCCGGATTCAACGGCTTCGATTGATCCGAGAATCCTGAACTGCATGACGTTCCCCTAACCCCGCGGACAGCCGGAGATGCCTAGCAAAATAATGCGTTGCTAAGCACCACTCAAAGGCGGCCAGCCACCGGATCTGATGTGAAAGACATTACTCATTCGGGGCCTGCATGCACAGCCTAGAGATACGACACGAGGCTCAATCGGGAACCCAACCTCGACCGCGTAGCCGTGCATAGATACTCGTGCCCCTCGACCTCGGCCCAAATCTCCTGGGCGACAGTCGTACCCGCAGTACGTGTGCAGCTGAGAAATCCGGGTCGAGAAGCGCTGAGTGAGGCCTGACGTTTGGCAGACCTAAGAGGACGTGAAGAAACACAGAAGCTTCCATGAAGACGCGAGACCTAGCTTGGAAATGTACACGGAACCGCAACACACGGAACGGGAGCCCGGCATCAAAATCGGATACCCTCCCACGCTGCAAGTCCCGACCCACTGATCCGAAAAGCATCACCGCCAGCACTGACCTTAACGATCCTGAGGAGATCCTGATCATGAAACGAGGGAGAGGGTCGTGGAGAAACCCAACCTGAACGTCCCTGACCGCGTGGCAGAGCTGATGCAAGCTCTGGCACGGGAAACCGCCGAGAAGGAGGCACGCAATTGAGCGATTACGACTTCAAAAGTGTGCGCGTTGTACACACCCCTTTCTGACTGATTGCGAGCAGCTCCAAGCCACTGCCGCGCTCCCACCTAAGGTGCGCGGCAGCTCCGTGTTCTGCGTCAGGAGCCTTCCGAAGCGAATTTCCGGCAACCGGTTCTGGACACTTTAATTCGTACACTTTTAGTTCGCAGCACATGGGTCCGTTCGAAATCCCTCATGGCGGTTCTTCCTCCCTTCAGTCTTCTCATGGTTTCAATCGAGGAACCGTCATGACCGTTTGGGCAGCCAGGCTGCACGAAGGACACTGGAGTCGAATGCAGAAAGAGGACATTTCCTTGCTCAAAGCGGCATCAGGAGTGGAGGATGGATGACCACGAGTCCGTGCCGAGCGTGATGCGCGGGCGAAATCCGCCCGAGCTACGCCGGCGCTGAAGGCTGGGCCATCGGGCGGCAGCGCCGCCTGGAACTCTCCCATAGTGCAGACAGCTCCGGAGCTCCGGACCGCGGCAGAAGGCTGTCGGGCTTACCACCGCGGGCATGCCCATCCCGGGAGCACGCGGACTGAAGGGGCATGGCCCGATTCGGCGATTCTGTCGTCGGTATGGGTGGGAAGATCAAGAGTGGCTCGGTTGCATGGTTGGCCCTCATTCCCATCAGCGGGCGGTGACGTCGGGGGGATCGGGCAGACCGGGACAGATCTCGATATAGTTTGCATCGGCTGACACCCATTCACGCCATTGTTCGTGGCTGAGGTTCTGGGTGAGCTTGGCACATAGCGCGGAGGACCAATCCGCAGGGACGGGCCAGGATCGCAAGGTGCTATCTCGGCTGCCTGATATGACCCGGAGACCGTCCGGGCTAAACGTCACACTGTTCACCGCGTCCCAGTGCCCGGTCATGGGCTGACCGACGGGGTCTCGTGTGTCCGTATCCCATAACCGCACGGTACTGTCCGCACTTCCCGAGACGATCCGCCGGCCGTCCGGGCTGAACGCGACAGTATTCACGTCACTCTCGTGTCCGGCAAGGGGTGCGCCCACGGGCGCTCCGGTCTCCGCGTCCCACAACCGCACGGTACTGTCCGCACTTCCCGAGGCGATCCGCCGGCCGTCCGGGCTGAACGCGACAGTGTTCACGTCACTCTCGTGTCCTGCAAGGGGTGCGCCCACGGGCGCTCCGGTCTCCGCGTCCCACAACCGCACTGTGCCATCGGCCCCTCCGGAGGCGATCCGCCGGCCGTCCGGGCTGAACGCCACACTGCTCACTGGGCCCCGGTGGCCGGTCATCGGGTCGCCCGCGGCCAATGCTGTACCCGCGTCCCATAACCGCACTCTGCCATCTGCGGATCCCGAAACGACCCGCCCGCCGTCCGGGCTGAACGCCACACTGCTCACTACAGCCTGGTGCCCGGCCATCGGTTCCCCAATGGGCGCACCGGTTCCCACGTCCCATAACCGCACGGTGCGATCGGCCCCTCCGGAAACGACACGTCCGCCGTCCGGGCTGAACGCCACACTGCTCACCGCTGCCTGGTGCCCGTCCATCGGTTCCCCAATGGGCGCACCCCTGGCCGCGTCCCACTGCAGCACCGAGCCATCGTCGCCTCCGGAAACGACACTTCTGCCATCCGGGCTAAACGCCCCACCGTTCACCGCACCTTTGTGCTTGATCGGCGGGGCGATGCCTGCATCCCACAACCGCAGCGTGCCATCGCCCAAACCTGAGACGATCCTCAGGGCATCGGGACTGAACGCCACGCTGGTTACCTCTTTGCCATGGCCAGTCATCGGCTCCCCCACGGTCGCTCTTGTGACTGCATCCCACAGCTGCAAAGTGTAGTCTGCGCTGCCCGAGACAATCCGCCGGCCGTCCGGGCTGAACGCCACACCCAACACCCAATTCTTGTGTCCGGTCATCGGCCCCCCAAAGGGCGCCCCGGTGCCTGCGTCCCACAACCGCACCGTGCGATCGGCGCCTCCGGAGGCGATCCGCTGACTGTCCGGGCTAAACGTCACACTGTTCACCGCGCCCTGGTGCCCGGTCATGGGCTGACCGACGGGGTCTCGTGTGTCCGTATCCCATAACCGCACGGTACTGTCCGCACTTCCCGAGACGATCCGCCGGCCGTCCGGGCTGAACGCGACAGTATTCACGTCACTCTCGTGTCCTGCAAGGGGGGCGCCCACGGGCGCTCCGGTCTCCGCGTCCCACAACCGCACGGTGCCATCGGCCCCTCCGGAGGCGATCCGCCGGCCGTCCGGGCTGAACGCCACACTGCTCACCGCACCCCGGTGGCCGGTCATCGGGTCGCCCGCGGGCAATGCTGTACCCGCGTCCCACAACCGCACGGTGCCATCGGCCCCTCCGGAGGCGATCCGCCGGCCGTCCGGGCTGAACGCCACACTGCTCACCGCACCCCGGTGGCCGGTCATCGGGTCGCCCGCGGGCAATGCTGTACCCGCGTCCCATAACCGCACTCTGCCATCTGCGGATCCCGAAACGACCCGTCCGCCGTCCGGGCTGAACGCCACCCCCCTGACAAAGGCCCCAACATCCGCGATTTTTTGCACAAATCGTTGCTTCACTACGGCAGTGATGACGGCCCGCTCACCTTCCCCGGTTGGCATCAGGGCCTGCGCGGCAAGCATCTGCTGCATGCCGCGCACTTCGCCTCCAGGCCGGGCACCGGCGAGCATGGACTGGCCTTCGGCCGCCAGCCGCAATGCAGTTGCTTCGCGGGTGCGGGCGGTGGCCTCACGTTCAGCGATAAAGGCGCGCACGAAACCGGCAATCGCAACCATTGCGACCAGAACCACAGCAATCAGGATCGTTTTCAGCACGCGGGCGCTTTTTCGCAGCACCGCTGCGTGCGTTTCGGCAGCCTGCTGTTTGTCCCTAGAAGCCTGGAGTTTGGCTTGCTGCCGCTGTTTCTCGGCGGCAATTCGATCGTTCTCCCGTCGTCTGCAGGCGATCAGGAAACTCCGGGCGTTGACTAGGCGGTTCCGGAATCCCGGCCTCGCGGCCAGCGACTCTGCGCCAGTCAGCCGCTCGCCCTCCAGCAACCACGCGTCACCTCGGCCGCTGCTCTCCCAGGACGCTGCGGCTCGTTCAAGATTGTCGGCCTCCTTGAGGCTCTCCCTCTCGGTGGCCAGCCAGCCGGCCAACTCCTTCCACTGGCGCAACAAACTTTCCAGCGCCACCTCAACAACGATCTCTCCGTCACGTTCATCTTTGACCAGCAGGCGTCTGGCCACCAACGCATCAATCAGCCATCCGGCCTGCGCTGGAAGATCCCTCAGCAGTGCGACCCGGCGCATGGGCTCATCATTGTCCGTATTGATGGTCGCCAGCCATGGAATAAACGCCGCGTGAAGCGCATCAAGCTGGGACTGACGCACGACAGGGTCGCCAGCGAGCAGGGCGTCGATTTCTGTCTGCACAACGCTGTTCATGCCGCCGATGGCCTCATATCCGTCCAAGGTCAGCTCCCCGGACCCTTCGAAGTCGGCATATAACCGGGCCAGCGTCAATGAGAGCAGCGGCAGTGTGTCCCCGCCCTCAGCGGACTCGGCCAGAAGCCTGTCGACCAGATCCGGCTGCACTCGCAAGGGAAGTCCTGCCGCGGTGGCCCGTGCGGCGGGACCGAGGATAACCTCTTTGAACTGGGCGACAGGCATCGGTCTGAGATCATCGAAAATGCGGCTCCTAATTCCCCCCAATTCCGGCGCGGTCTGCAGCATTTCGTACCGGTCAGCCCGGATAGTGCCAGCCACAATCAGCGCCGGCTCGACTTCGTCATGATTTTGCAGTAACAGGCCCAGGAGTCCCAGGAACTGAGTAGCCTGCCTTCCGGCATCCACGCTGAAGAGTTCCTCCGCCTGATCCAGCGGCAACACGAGGGTTGGCTGGGGCGTCCCGGCTGCCTCCATTGGCAGCCGGGACGCTGCTGCCTCTCTGGCCTCTGCCAGCCATCCCCACAGCCGTTCGGCGTCGGTCGCGGCACAGGCATCCTTGATTTCCGCCAGTACCGGCCGGCCCAACCCCAAGCCGCTTCGCAGGGCATGGAGCGAGTGGGCGAAACCCCGCTCGCCGGTCAGTGCGCTGCGCTCCGGGCGCATGATCTCCATCACCACAAAGTGTCGGTCGTCCCGTCTTAGCCGGGGCAGCAGACCGGCCCGCAAGAACGACGATTTCCCGGCGCCGGAAGGACCAAGAATCATGAACAGCGACTCAATACCGGAACTGTGCATCCCCCGTAGCTCATCTAAACCCCGGACAATCTGTCCGTCGCGGCCGAAGAACACGGCCGCATCCATCTCCTCCAACGGTTCCCAACCCCGGTAAGGCGCCCGGTCCGGATCATTCGGTGGGGGCCACACAAAATGCTCTGCCCCGATTCCCGCCCGCCGTAGACCACGGTGTAGCCGATGCAGACCCTCCGTCTGAAAAGCGACCATATTACTCATGCCGTTAACGGGGATCCGGGTAGTCGGGCCTTCACCGAACAGGTCGCAGCACTGCCATTCTCTAGTGATACCGGCCTCTGCCAAAGGCTCCAGCCGGGCGCACAGTATGAGTTTATTCAGGGACTCTGCCGTACGGAACTCGGTCCTGCATTCGGAAGACGCCTCCCAGTGGCCTGAGAGCAGGCATATCACCGCCTCACACCGGGCGTTGGACCGCCGTAGCGCTTCCTTCCACCGCTCGCCGGGCTGGATCCCAGTTACGGGATCCAAATCCAAAAATATCTCATCCGCTAGGCCCGGGTCCTGCTCCACGAGCCACCGCTTCAACGCGATGGCCTGAGGAGTATCCCGGCTCGAATGACTCAGGAAGATACGTGACATGCCATTACCCCGATTCAGGGCTCGGATTTGCGTAGCAGCAACCCTTGACCATCACCATCTGGACGCGGGGCTCCAACAAGGGACCCAGGAAGTCGACAGTTCCCCCACATGGCGCGCACGAACGCCCAAAGTTCGGAGCGCTGCATAGCTGCCAAAACCGTCGCCAGATAGGGAACCAACGCGCCTCCAAGACCCTCCGATGGTGGCTCGTACGCCTTGTACTCTCTACCGGGGAGCGAAAGCCTTCCCATGATGTCAATGGTCCACCCGAGAGAGCCGCACTGCAATGACCAGTCCCAGTCGCCCTAGCCTTGGATTCATTACGAAGGGAGCAGTTTTCAAGCATCGGCTGTCAATCCAAGCA
It encodes:
- a CDS encoding AfsR/SARP family transcriptional regulator, with the protein product MQFRILGSIEAVESGTTLPLKGPRLRLLLAVLLAHAGERVSTGYLLNAFWGDTPPGNARSLLQVRISELRHALSPDPRNPFAGLVTHSSGYQITVNSPDDLDSWAFERLVGQGQNSLVRSEFLDAYRTLGQALALWRGSPFQEFENQPFGETQSAHLTALYLQAVEDRLAAALALGRHNEVAAEARPLVAKYPLREGSWFQLMLAQYRGGRQAEALQSYEVVRDLPFRAAGNRPWERIAAALPKNSQARSCPHP
- a CDS encoding TIR domain-containing protein, which produces MSRIFLSHSSRDTPQAIALKRWLVEQDPGLADEIFLDLDPVTGIQPGERWKEALRRSNARCEAVICLLSGHWEASSECRTEFRTAESLNKLILCARLEPLAEAGITREWQCCDLFGEGPTTRIPVNGMSNMVAFQTEGLHRLHRGLRRAGIGAEHFVWPPPNDPDRAPYRGWEPLEEMDAAVFFGRDGQIVRGLDELRGMHSSGIESLFMILGPSGAGKSSFLRAGLLPRLRRDDRHFVVMEIMRPERSALTGERGFAHSLHALRSGLGLGRPVLAEIKDACAATDAERLWGWLAEAREAAASRLPMEAAGTPQPTLVLPLDQAEELFSVDAGRQATQFLGLLGLLLQNHDEVEPALIVAGTIRADRYEMLQTAPELGGIRSRIFDDLRPMPVAQFKEVILGPAARATAAGLPLRVQPDLVDRLLAESAEGGDTLPLLSLTLARLYADFEGSGELTLDGYEAIGGMNSVVQTEIDALLAGDPVVRQSQLDALHAAFIPWLATINTDNDEPMRRVALLRDLPAQAGWLIDALVARRLLVKDERDGEIVVEVALESLLRQWKELAGWLATERESLKEADNLERAAASWESSGRGDAWLLEGERLTGAESLAARPGFRNRLVNARSFLIACRRRENDRIAAEKQRQQAKLQASRDKQQAAETHAAVLRKSARVLKTILIAVVLVAMVAIAGFVRAFIAEREATARTREATALRLAAEGQSMLAGARPGGEVRGMQQMLAAQALMPTGEGERAVITAVVKQRFVQKIADVGAFVRGVAFSPDGGRVVSGSADGRVRLWDAGTALPAGDPMTGHRGAVSSVAFSPDGRRIASGGADGTVRLWDAGTALPAGDPMTGHRGAVSSVAFSPDGRRIASGGADGTVRLWDAETGAPVGAPLAGHESDVNTVAFSPDGRRIVSGSADSTVRLWDTDTRDPVGQPMTGHQGAVNSVTFSPDSQRIASGGADRTVRLWDAGTGAPFGGPMTGHKNWVLGVAFSPDGRRIVSGSADYTLQLWDAVTRATVGEPMTGHGKEVTSVAFSPDALRIVSGLGDGTLRLWDAGIAPPIKHKGAVNGGAFSPDGRSVVSGGDDGSVLQWDAARGAPIGEPMDGHQAAVSSVAFSPDGGRVVSGGADRTVRLWDVGTGAPIGEPMAGHQAVVSSVAFSPDGGRVVSGSADGRVRLWDAGTALAAGDPMTGHRGPVSSVAFSPDGRRIASGGADGTVRLWDAETGAPVGAPLAGHESDVNTVAFSPDGRRIASGSADSTVRLWDAETGAPVGAPLAGHESDVNTVAFSPDGRRIVSGSADSTVRLWDTDTRDPVGQPMTGHWDAVNSVTFSPDGLRVISGSRDSTLRSWPVPADWSSALCAKLTQNLSHEQWREWVSADANYIEICPGLPDPPDVTAR